One genomic window of Arachis stenosperma cultivar V10309 chromosome 10, arast.V10309.gnm1.PFL2, whole genome shotgun sequence includes the following:
- the LOC130955913 gene encoding probable ribosome biogenesis protein RLP24, translating into MESNSFVMMPRSKCHKNFKMKRNPRKVKWTKAYRRAHGKDMTQDSTFEFERKRNKSERYDRNLAENVLKAIPKIDKIRVTREERHSIIMMKGNKVKVQREATKELEQGISLVKAPLALQQDPSLTLPKIKVMVSQQQSQPNQPMEE; encoded by the exons ATGGAATCCAATTCATTCGTAATGATGCCAAG GTCTAAATGCCATAAGAACTTTAAAATGAAGAGGAACCCTCGTAAGGTCAAATGGACCAAGGCATATCGAAGAGCGCATGGAAAGGATATGACTCAG GATTCAACGTTTGAATTCGAGAGGAAGCGGAACAAATCGGAGAGATATGATAGGAACCTTGCTGAGAATGTGCTTAAGGCCATTCCTAAGATTGATAAAATTAGAGTCACCAGAGAGGAGAGACattctattattat GATGAAGGGAAACAAGGTGAAGGTGCAGAGGGAGGCAACGAAGGAGTTGGAGCAGGGTATCAGTTTGGTCAAAGCTCCTTTGGCCCTTCAGCAGGATCCGTCTCTCACTTTACCAAAGATCAAAGTCATGGTTTCCCAACAGCAATCACAGCCGAATCAACCTATGGAAGAGTGA